From the genome of Thermosynechococcus sp. NK55a:
AACCCAATAGTGATGATCAGCCGCCGCCGCAATCAAGGATTGATGGGTAACACACAACACCTGATGGGTTTGCCCCAATCGGCTTAAACTCTCGGCGATCGCCCCCGCCACGCGGCCGGAGACGCCAACATCAATTTCATCGAAAATTAGCGTTTTCGGCGTTTGCTGTGTCGCCAAGCAGGTCTCCAACGCCAGTAGAAACCGACTCATTTCACCGCCAGAGGCAATCTCCCCCAGGGGTTGCAGGGGTTGGCCGGGGTTGGCACTCCAAAGAAAGGTGATCTCGTCACTCCCGCTACTACTGGCTTCTGTGGTTGTCAACTGCACCCTAAAACGAGCTTGGGGAAGCCCAAGGGGACAAAGGTGGGCAAGGAGGTCTTGTTGGAGGCGTTCTGCTGCCCCTTGCCGCAATTGGTGGAGTCGCTCACTCGCTTGCTCAAGAACTTGGCGCCGTTGGGCAACTTCGACCTCTAAGACCTCTTGGCTAGTGGCAGCATCCCTGAGGGCGGCTAATTCTGCTTGGATGCGATCGCGATAGGCAATGACACTGGCTAAATCGGGGCCATACTTGCGACACAGGCGTTGTAATTGGTGAATGCGCTGACCTAAGGCGTCCAGCATGGCTGGGTCCGCATCGAGGCGATCGGCATAGCTGCGCAGTTGGCGTGCCGCTTCTTCGGTGTGGGCGATCGCCCCTTCTAACAATTCCCCAATGGGTTGAAGCGCTGGATCCCAATCGGCAATGGATTGCAGCGCCCCTTGGGCTTGGGCGAGCAACGTCACCACACTGGGTTCGCCCTCGTAGAGGAGGTGATAGGCCCATTGGCTTTGGCTTTGCAGTTCCTGGACATGGCTGAGGCGTTGATAGTCCTGTTGCAACTGGCTGAGTTCCTCAGGGTCTTCCAGGGCGGCACCCAGCAGTTCTTGGAGTTGAAAGTGGAGTAAATCGAGTCGCTGCAGTCGCTGCTGTTCCTGAGCAACAAAGTCTTGCAATTCCCGTTGCCTTTGTTGCCATGCCCGATAGGCTTCTGCCACCCGCTGCCGCTGGGTCATTAGGGCCTCGCCCCCATAGCGATCGAGCCAATCCCGCTGTTGGGCAGCACTCGCCAGTTGCACCGCCTGTCCCTGAGCTGTGAGGTGCACAAGGTGGTGCCGCAGTTCCTGCAGTTGTTGCCGATTCACGAGCACGCCATTGACTCGACTGCGACTGCGAAACGTCTCACCCTTGAGACTAAACTCACGGCTACAAATCACCTCCTCCCCTTCAGCATCAATTTCTACGGTGGTCAGCCAGTCTCTCACTGGCGGGGTCAGGGTGAAACTAGCTTCGATACAGCCCTGCGCCGTTCCCGATCGCAACTGGCGTGCCGAGAGCTTTCCCCCTAGGAGGGCATCAATGGCATCGAGGAGGATTGACTTTCCTGCCCCTGTTTCCCCGGTGAGGACATTGAGCCCCCGCTGAAAGGTCACCTCTAGCTCCGCAACGAGAGCAAAGTTTTGAATCCGCAGCGTTTGTAGCATTGTGGCTCCACTAGAGCAACGGTTCTGGGGCAATCCTTGCGAAAAGGGCAGTAACCCACTTTTGGGATCGCGTGACTTGATTTTGTACCGCCGATTGGCCTACATAGTAGAAGGTAACATTTTGCAACAATGTGAGGAGCGACCGCGCGGATGATCACG
Proteins encoded in this window:
- the recN gene encoding DNA repair protein RecN, with amino-acid sequence MLQTLRIQNFALVAELEVTFQRGLNVLTGETGAGKSILLDAIDALLGGKLSARQLRSGTAQGCIEASFTLTPPVRDWLTTVEIDAEGEEVICSREFSLKGETFRSRSRVNGVLVNRQQLQELRHHLVHLTAQGQAVQLASAAQQRDWLDRYGGEALMTQRQRVAEAYRAWQQRQRELQDFVAQEQQRLQRLDLLHFQLQELLGAALEDPEELSQLQQDYQRLSHVQELQSQSQWAYHLLYEGEPSVVTLLAQAQGALQSIADWDPALQPIGELLEGAIAHTEEAARQLRSYADRLDADPAMLDALGQRIHQLQRLCRKYGPDLASVIAYRDRIQAELAALRDAATSQEVLEVEVAQRRQVLEQASERLHQLRQGAAERLQQDLLAHLCPLGLPQARFRVQLTTTEASSSGSDEITFLWSANPGQPLQPLGEIASGGEMSRFLLALETCLATQQTPKTLIFDEIDVGVSGRVAGAIAESLSRLGQTHQVLCVTHQSLIAAAADHHYWVHKDIDPSTSTTAIHVQYLTDKARVQALADLAGGDCSAMALSFARGLLAQQQRPLPPAAEEISLKT